In the Acidimicrobiales bacterium genome, one interval contains:
- the rapZ gene encoding RNase adapter RapZ has translation MQELIVIAGQSGAGRSHAADALEDLGWFVIDNLPPSLIPKVVELAAAPGSSADHVVLVVGTERYRDEVLPALNHLREDPEVRVRVVFLEARSRVLVMRYESTRRRHPFDAGVSLQEAIDAERVALESVRAEADVIVDTSDLNVHELRARMVETFGENSPRQSMQIRVSSFGYKQGIPLDVDVVLDCRFLPNPYWVDGLRDLTGQDAPVREYVLGRDVTRDFLDRLGSMLELLVPAYEAEGKSYLTVAFGCTGGRHRSVCIAEEVAQMLRNLGHDPQIAHRDLDH, from the coding sequence GTGCAGGAACTCATCGTCATCGCGGGTCAGAGCGGCGCGGGCCGCTCCCACGCCGCTGACGCGCTCGAAGATCTCGGTTGGTTCGTCATCGACAACCTGCCGCCGTCGCTGATCCCGAAGGTCGTCGAGCTGGCGGCCGCCCCCGGGTCGAGCGCTGACCACGTCGTGCTCGTCGTTGGCACCGAGCGCTATCGCGACGAGGTCCTCCCGGCGCTGAACCACCTCCGCGAGGACCCCGAGGTGAGGGTGCGGGTGGTGTTCCTCGAGGCGCGTAGCCGTGTCCTCGTCATGCGCTACGAGTCCACCCGGCGGCGCCACCCCTTCGATGCAGGGGTGTCCCTGCAGGAGGCCATCGACGCCGAACGGGTCGCGCTCGAATCCGTGCGTGCCGAGGCGGACGTGATCGTCGACACCTCGGACCTGAACGTCCATGAACTACGGGCCCGGATGGTCGAGACCTTCGGGGAGAACTCGCCGCGTCAGTCGATGCAGATCCGCGTGTCGAGCTTCGGTTACAAACAGGGCATCCCCCTGGACGTGGACGTCGTGTTGGACTGTCGTTTCCTGCCGAACCCGTACTGGGTCGACGGCCTGCGGGATCTCACCGGACAGGATGCGCCGGTCCGTGAGTACGTGCTGGGCCGGGACGTGACGCGAGACTTCCTCGACCGTCTCGGTTCGATGCTCGAACTGCTCGTTCCGGCCTACGAGGCGGAGGGCAAGAGCTACCTCACCGTCGCCTTCGGTTGCACAGGCGGGCGTCACCGTTCCGTGTGCATCGCGGAGGAGGTCGCCCAGATGCTGCGCAACCTGGGCCATGATCCACAGATCGCCCACCGGGACCTCGACCACTGA
- the gap gene encoding type I glyceraldehyde-3-phosphate dehydrogenase, whose product MTVRVGINGFGRIGRNIFRAAKQSGADIDFVAVNDLGDRDTMAHLLQHDSVHGRLPWTVKRSRSGIRVGDDEIKVLAERNPADLPWGELGVDIVLESTGFFTKREAAAAHLTAGAKKVIISAPSGDADTTFVVGVNDGDYRKTKHHVVSNASCTTNCFVPMGKVLDDAFGLKQGFMTTSHAYTGDQALVDGPHKDLRRARAAAVNIVPTSTGAARATGLVLESMKGKLDGFAVRVPVPDGSMTDFTAVVSKATTAEDVNAAFKKAARSGKLAKVLDYSEAPLVSTDIVGSPASCTFDSGLTMVSGNLVKITGWYDNEWGYSNRMVDLTMLIGSKL is encoded by the coding sequence ATGACAGTGCGTGTAGGAATCAACGGCTTCGGCCGCATCGGCCGGAACATCTTCCGCGCCGCCAAGCAGTCGGGGGCCGACATCGACTTCGTCGCCGTCAACGACCTCGGCGACCGCGACACGATGGCCCATCTGCTCCAGCACGACTCGGTGCACGGCCGACTGCCCTGGACCGTCAAGAGGAGCCGCAGCGGCATCCGCGTTGGCGACGACGAGATCAAGGTCCTCGCCGAACGTAACCCCGCCGATCTTCCCTGGGGCGAGCTCGGGGTCGACATCGTCCTCGAGTCGACGGGCTTCTTCACCAAGCGGGAAGCTGCCGCCGCGCACCTGACCGCCGGTGCCAAGAAGGTCATCATCTCCGCTCCGTCCGGCGACGCCGACACGACCTTCGTCGTCGGTGTCAACGACGGCGACTACCGCAAGACGAAGCATCACGTCGTCTCCAACGCCTCGTGCACCACCAACTGCTTCGTGCCGATGGGCAAGGTCCTCGATGACGCCTTCGGTCTCAAGCAGGGCTTCATGACGACGAGCCACGCCTACACCGGTGACCAGGCGCTCGTCGACGGCCCTCACAAGGATCTGCGGCGGGCCCGGGCCGCCGCGGTCAACATCGTGCCGACCTCCACCGGTGCTGCGCGTGCGACCGGTCTGGTGCTCGAGTCGATGAAGGGCAAGCTCGACGGCTTCGCGGTGCGGGTGCCCGTACCCGACGGATCCATGACCGACTTCACGGCGGTCGTCTCCAAGGCCACGACCGCCGAGGACGTCAACGCGGCATTCAAGAAGGCTGCGCGCAGCGGCAAGCTGGCGAAGGTCCTGGACTACTCCGAGGCCCCACTGGTCTCGACCGACATCGTCGGTTCGCCGGCCTCGTGCACCTTCGACTCGGGTCTCACGATGGTGTCGGGCAACCTGGTGAAGATCACCGGGTGGTACGACAACGAGTGGGGCTACTCGAACCGCATGGTCGATCTGACGATGCTGATCGGGTCCAAGCTCTAG
- a CDS encoding phosphoglycerate kinase, whose product MPGSVPALEDLGDVDGRRVLVRADFNVPLRDGVITDDLRIRAAVPTLQWLTGRGATVTACSHLGRPKGKPDPAFSLDPVRARLAELVPGVEVLENLRFDPGETADDPAFVQTLIAGQDLYVNDAFGASHRAHASIVGPPQFLPSAAGRLLAREVEVLGGLRTNPKRPFVAVLGGAKVSDKLGVIEALLDVVDALVVGGGMCFTFLAAQGHSVGDSLLESDQIETCGRLLDSGATIHLPTDVTAMGPGGEIRQAGVDLPAGWKGLDIGPGSAAAFSDVVADARTVFWNGPMGMFEDERFAAGTRTLAEAVAHTRAFTVVGGGDSAAAAAQFGFAGDIDHVSTGGGASLELLESGDLPGLAALRGEFDG is encoded by the coding sequence ATGCCCGGCTCCGTCCCGGCCCTCGAGGACCTCGGTGACGTCGACGGTCGGCGGGTCCTCGTCCGTGCCGACTTCAACGTGCCGCTGCGAGACGGCGTCATCACCGACGACCTGCGAATTCGCGCCGCAGTGCCCACGCTGCAGTGGTTGACCGGGCGCGGGGCCACTGTCACGGCGTGCAGCCATCTCGGACGCCCCAAGGGGAAGCCGGACCCGGCGTTCTCGCTGGACCCGGTGCGGGCGCGCCTCGCCGAGTTGGTGCCGGGCGTCGAGGTTCTCGAGAACCTGCGGTTCGACCCGGGCGAGACCGCCGACGACCCTGCGTTCGTCCAGACACTGATCGCCGGGCAGGACCTGTACGTCAACGACGCGTTCGGCGCTTCGCACCGGGCGCACGCGTCCATCGTCGGTCCGCCGCAGTTCCTGCCGTCGGCAGCGGGTCGGCTGCTCGCCCGTGAAGTCGAGGTCCTCGGTGGCCTGCGGACCAACCCGAAGCGGCCCTTCGTCGCTGTTCTGGGTGGGGCGAAGGTCTCCGACAAGCTCGGCGTGATCGAGGCCCTGCTGGACGTCGTCGACGCCCTGGTGGTGGGCGGGGGCATGTGCTTCACGTTCCTCGCCGCCCAGGGCCACTCCGTAGGTGACTCGCTGCTCGAGTCCGACCAGATCGAGACCTGCGGGCGGCTGCTGGACTCGGGTGCGACCATCCACCTGCCGACGGACGTCACCGCCATGGGTCCCGGCGGAGAGATCCGCCAGGCGGGCGTGGACCTCCCGGCCGGCTGGAAAGGGCTGGACATCGGTCCCGGCTCGGCCGCGGCGTTCTCCGATGTGGTCGCGGACGCCCGCACCGTCTTCTGGAACGGGCCGATGGGGATGTTCGAGGACGAGCGGTTCGCAGCCGGCACACGTACGCTCGCCGAGGCGGTCGCCCACACCCGGGCGTTCACCGTCGTGGGCGGAGGCGACAGTGCGGCGGCTGCCGCGCAGTTCGGCTTCGCCGGCGACATCGACCACGTGTCAACCGGCGGCGGGGCGTCACTGGAACTGCTCGAGAGCGGCGACCTGCCGGGTCTCGCCGCCTTGAGAGGGGAATTCGATGGGTGA
- the tpiA gene encoding triose-phosphate isomerase gives MGDVRKPLISGNWKMNLNHFEAIQLVQKLNYELEAEDYEAVDVSIHPPFTDIRSIQTVLDADRIPIALGAQNCHWEASGAYTGEVAPIMLAKLDVAYVIVGHSERRELFGETDEGVNKKAKAVLANGMTPIVAVGETLDEREAAMTESKVVGQVTAGLEGVTPEQVAGLVVAYEPIWAIGTGRTATPEDAQGVCALIRATIADTHGADAAGAVRIQYGGSVKPSNVVDLMEQPDIDGALVGGASLTAEDFSRVVRFRLQA, from the coding sequence ATGGGTGACGTACGCAAGCCGCTGATCAGCGGCAACTGGAAGATGAACCTCAACCACTTCGAGGCGATCCAACTCGTCCAGAAGCTCAACTACGAACTCGAGGCCGAGGACTACGAGGCGGTCGACGTCTCCATCCACCCGCCGTTCACCGACATCCGTTCGATCCAGACGGTGCTGGACGCGGATCGGATCCCCATCGCGCTGGGGGCCCAGAACTGCCACTGGGAGGCCTCCGGGGCCTATACCGGCGAGGTCGCGCCCATCATGTTGGCCAAGCTGGACGTCGCCTACGTGATCGTCGGGCACTCCGAGCGCCGCGAACTGTTCGGCGAGACCGACGAGGGCGTCAACAAGAAGGCGAAGGCCGTCCTCGCCAACGGCATGACACCGATCGTCGCGGTCGGAGAGACCCTCGACGAACGCGAGGCGGCGATGACCGAGTCGAAGGTCGTCGGCCAGGTGACCGCCGGCCTGGAAGGCGTCACGCCAGAACAGGTCGCCGGGCTGGTGGTGGCCTACGAGCCGATCTGGGCGATCGGGACGGGGCGGACCGCCACTCCCGAGGACGCGCAGGGCGTGTGTGCACTCATCCGTGCGACCATCGCCGACACCCATGGTGCTGACGCCGCCGGAGCGGTCCGCATCCAGTACGGCGGTTCGGTGAAGCCGTCGAATGTCGTCGACCTCATGGAGCAACCCGATATCGACGGGGCCCTGGTGGGTGGCGCGAGTCTCACCGCCGAGGACTTCTCGAGAGTCGTACGTTTCCGTCTCCAGGCCTGA